One genomic region from Salvia hispanica cultivar TCC Black 2014 chromosome 2, UniMelb_Shisp_WGS_1.0, whole genome shotgun sequence encodes:
- the LOC125206806 gene encoding F-box protein At5g65850-like, whose amino-acid sequence MKPYLPLDIITNILLRLSPQSIATCKCICKPWLNLIESDAFVESHLSKSAPVLAVSITKWDSNWFSVFELEDELDPFSNRFDVCAKHGPITKFDFRRESTILCAAKCLLLLKNAFMDDHLYVCNPITREFVELCGPVIRKGDRFGFGVSKISGQHKVVYHSPESGFHVYTLKAGSLWRAVEAGPLFLTTATPPFVVHFLMAISIG is encoded by the coding sequence ATGAAGCCATACCTACCTTTAGACATCATCACAAATATCCTCTTGAGACTCTCTCCTCAAAGCATTGCAACTTGCAAATGCATTTGTAAACCATGGCTTAATCTCATTGAGAGCGATGCTTTTGTCGAGTCCCATCTTTCTAAATCAGCTCCCGTCCTTGCTGTTTCCATTACCAAGTGGGATTCAAATTGGTTTAGTGTTTTCGAATTGGAAGACGAGCTCGACCCGTTCTCAAATAGGTTCGATGTTTGTGCCAAGCATGGTCCAATCACCAAGTTTGATTTTCGTCGAGAATCAACAATACTATGTGCTGCCAAATGTCTGcttcttttaaaaaatgcattcATGGATGATCATCTCTACGTATGTAATCCCATCACCCGTGAATTTGTTGAGCTCTGTGGGCCTGTTATTCGGAAGGGAGATCgttttggatttggagtgaGCAAAATAAGTGGACAACATAAAGTTGTCTATCATAGCCCTGAATCTGGATTTCATGTGTACACTCTTAAAGCGGGATCTTTGTGGAGAGCCGTCGAAGCTGGGCCCCTTTTTCTAACTACTGCGACTCCTCCATTTGTGGTGCATTTCTTAATGGCAATCTCCATTGGTTAG
- the LOC125207604 gene encoding ELMO domain-containing protein A: MSDDRISGGCVAVRSFTHSSSFSKCTLSHSSIPDYAACGTPAWRGKNLTCVCFKRRGSQTRICLNLTPLQEERLKRLRHRTKVQFDALRFEHQEALRALWSATYPGVELQSLKSDQWKEMGWQGNDPSTDFRGAGFISLENLLFFAKTFSLSFQSLLRKQTGKRAMWEYPFAVAGVNITFMILQMLDLDATKPRTSIRAVFLQMLSENEWAFDLLYCVAFMVMDKLWLDKHATYMEFNDILRSTRSQLEREFLMDDVLLIEDMPSYNLLR, encoded by the exons ATGAGCGACGACAGGATATCCGGCGGCTGCGTTGCGGTTCGCAGCTTCACGCATTCATCGTCTTTCTCTAAGTGCACGCTTTCACACTCGTCGATTCCTG ATTATGCAGCTTGTGGCACACCAGCATGGAGAGGGAAAAACCTCACTTGTGTTTGCTTCAAGCGAAGGGGAAGCCAGACGCGGATTTGCCTAAATTTGACACCCTTACAG GAAGAGAGGCTAAAACGGTTGAGACACCGAACTAAAGTTCAGTTTGATGCCTTGAGATTTGAACATCAG GAAGCACTGAGGGCGTTATGGTCCGCTACGTACCCTGGCGTGGAGCTGCAGAGTTTGAAATCTGACCAGTGGAAGGAAATGGGATGGCAGGGAAATGATCCATCTACAGATTTCAG AGGGGCAGGTTTCATTTCATTGGAGAACTTGCTGTTTTTTGCCAAGACTTTTTCG CTTTCATTTCAGAGTCTATTGAGGAAGCAAACAGGCAAAAGGGCAATGTGGGAGTATCCATTTGCTGTTGCTGGTGTCAACATTACATTCATGATCTTGCAAATGCTCGACCTCGATGCTA CAAAACCACGAACTTCTATCAGAGCCGTTTTTCTTCAAATGTTGTCCG AGAATGAGTGGGCTTTCGACCTCCTATACTGCGTAGCATTCATGGTTATGGACAAGCTGTGGCTGGACAAACACGCGACATACATGGAATTCAAC GATATTCTAAGATCGACGAGGTCTCAGCTAGAAAGAGAATTTCTAATGGATGATGTGTTGCTGATAGAAGACATGCCATCCTACAACCTCTTGCGTTGA
- the LOC125205050 gene encoding REF/SRPP-like protein At1g67360: MATAQVEVERSDVQLKRLGFVRYLAINAAVVVTNLYGYAKENSGPLKSTLGKVETTVTAVVGPVCDRFKGVPAHILVFLDNKVDEASLKFGECAPAAAKAAAIKAQSIAKEASRIVHELVEEAKVEGPVAAISHAGKISKDVAVSGLAVAWYKANQFPALHGVLEIAVPTAAHWSEKYNSVVKDLASKGYTVFSYVPLVPVEEMEKAYKQVEAAANKKTDSGSSSSDSDKEE, from the exons ATGGCTACGGCTCAG GTTGAGGTTGAGAGGAGTGACGTGCAGCTGAAGCGTCTCGGATTCGTTAGGTATCTCGCGATCAACGCCGCTGTTGTGGTGACGAATCTCTACGGATACGCCAAGGAGAACTCCGGTCCCCTCAAATCCACCCTCGGGAAGGTCGAGACCACCGTCACCGCCGTCGTTGGACCCGTTTGCGACAGATTCAAAGGCGTTCCTGCTCATATCCTCGTTTTTCTCGACAATAAG GTTGATGAAGCAAGCTTGAAATTTGGAGAATGTGCTCCGGCTGCAGCTAAGGCAGCGGCCATAAAGGCTCAGTCGATAGCGAAGGAAGCATCTCGGATTGTGCACGAGCTCGTTGAGGAAGCTAAAGTAGAGGGTCCAGTTGCAGCCATTTCCCATGCTGGCAAGATCTCAAAGGATGTTGCAGTGAGCGGATTGGCCGTGGCGTGGTACAAGGCCAACCAGTTCCCGGCCCTGCACGGAGTCTTGGAGATAGCTGTCCCGACAGCCGCACATTGGTCGGAGAAGTACAACAGCGTTGTCAAAGACTTGGCCTCCAAAGGGTACACTGTTTTCAGCTACGTCCCGCTGGTCCCCGTCGAGGAAATGGAGAAGGCGTATAAGCAGGTTGAGGCGGCGGCCAATAAGAAGACGGATTCTGGCAGCAGCTCGAGTGACTCGGACAAGGAGGAGTAG
- the LOC125205051 gene encoding uncharacterized protein LOC125205051 encodes MGFIMEFAENLVLRLMEDPNERDRKARERLYERKEQCKKTIEMHRLPLRPYGFWTFERHNAQIFWDEQISNVQGRRDPYDEVIEEYSK; translated from the coding sequence ATGGGATTCATAATGGAATTCGCGGAGAATTTGGTGTTGCGATTGATGGAGGATCCAAACGAGAGAGACAGGAAGGCCAGGGAGAGATTGTACGAACGGAAGGAGCAGTGCAAGAAGACTATAGAGATGCATCGCTTGCCCCTCCGCCCCTATGGCTTCTGGACGTTTGAGCGCCACAATGCTCAGATCTTCTGGGATGAGCAGATTAGCAATGTCCAAGGCCGTCGTGATCCATACGACGAAGTCATTGAGGAATACTCCAAATAA
- the LOC125207705 gene encoding F-box protein At1g67340-like — MRTRRGLCYPRVMNSSGGVAKRRKVDLAGDCRKISETSPEVAQGCDFFDALPDDLVLSVLGKLSSTAACPADFVNVLTTCRRLNGLGLHSLVLSKASHKMLAVKASSWSESAHRFLKLCADSGNIEACHTLGMIRFYCLQNRSSGASLMAKAAIGSHAAALYSLAVIQFNGSGGSKNDKDLRAGVALCARAAFLGHVDALRELGHCLQDGYGVKQNIAEGRRFLVQANARELAVVLASNPSAVVPRSWLTCNHQRHVAGGGGGGCPLLSDFGCNVPAPEAHAANRFLSDWFSAQAEGVPGPGLRLCSHSGCGRPETRRHEFRRCSVCGAVNYCSRACQALDWKLRHKAECTPVERWADADEDGENDGNGDEAFDGNGIGIGEEAMDER; from the exons ATGAGAACCAGGAGAGGGCTGTGTTATCCGAGAGTGATGAATAGCAGCGGCGGAGTGGCCAAGAGGAGGAAAGTCGACCTCGCCGGAGACTGCCGGAAGATTTCTGAAACCTCGCCGGAGGTTGCCCAAGGATGCGATTTCTTCGATGCTTTGCCCGACGATCTCGTCCTTTCTGTTCTCGGCAAGCTCAGCTCCACCGCCGCCTGTCCAGCCGATTTCGTAAACGTTTTGACGAC ATGCAGAAGACTGAACGGATTAGGCCTTCATTCTCTGGTCTTATCCAAAGCCTCTCATAAAATGTTGGCCGTTAAAGCTAGCAGCTGGTCCGAGTCGGCTCACCGATTCCTCAAACTCTGCGCCGATAGCGGAAACATCGAAGCTTGCCACACTCTCGGCATG ATACGTTTCTATTGCTTGCAAAACCGAAGCAGCGGCGCGTCGCTGATGGCGAAGGCGGCGATCGGCTCGCACGCCGCGGCGCTCTACTCGCTCGCCGTGATCCAATTCAACGGCAGCGGCGGCTCGAAGAACGACAAGGACCTCCGCGCCGGGGTCGCCCTGTGCGCACGCGCCGCCTTCCTCGGCCACGTCGACGCGCTCCGCGAGCTCGGCCACTGCCTGCAGGACGGCTACGGCGTGAAGCAGAACATCGCGGAGGGGCGCCGCTTCCTCGTCCAGGCCAACGCGCGCGAGCTCGCCGTCGTCCTCGCCTCGAATCCCTCGGCCGTCGTGCCGCGCTCCTGGCTGACGTGTAACCACCAGCGCCACGTGGCCGGGGGCGGGGGCGGCGGGTGCCCCTTGCTCAGCGATTTCGGCTGCAACGTGCCCGCCCCCGAGGCACACGCTGCGAACCGGTTTTTATCGGACTGGTTCTCGGCCCAGGCCGAAGGGGTACCCGGACCGGGTCTAAGGCTTTGCTCTCACTCGGGCTGCGGGCGGCCCGAGACTAGGAGGCATGAGTTCCGTCGGTGCTCTGTGTGCGGAGCAGTGAATTACTGCTCCCGCGCTTGTCAAGCGCTGGATTGGAAGCTCCGCCATAAGGCGGAGTGCACCCCCGTGGAGCGGTGGGCCGACGCCGACGAAGACGGAGAAAACGACGGTAACGGAGATGAGGCTTTTGACGGCAACGGCATTGGCATTGGCGAGGAGGCGATGGATGAAAGATGA